From the genome of Brienomyrus brachyistius isolate T26 chromosome 8, BBRACH_0.4, whole genome shotgun sequence, one region includes:
- the mmel1 gene encoding membrane metallo-endopeptidase-like 1 isoform X1 produces the protein MFRVIIKRHASKINFSVPRMGKSESQMDIVEKSSKPGKRRWSAAEVGLSVLLLLVSCALAGLVVLYVSAVRERSNRGGLPRNSVIDGVLYRPSINNVCTTADCVTSAARLLQNMNPKVEPCQNFYQYACGGWLDRHVIPETSSRHSIFDILRDELEIVLKGVLETQSDLDREAFKKAKTLYSSCMNESLIEQRDSQPLLKLIDSIGDWPVASEEWNSTGGEPWSLEDTLAILNARFHKKVLVDLFVWTDDRDSSRHIIYIDQPGLGMPSRDYYFNDGNYKKVREAYFKFMVSMAKIAREDKNLTQDDEHVWEEMTLVMELETDIANATSPSEERQDVTLLYNKMTLSEVQETFNLNGFNWTRFVRGVLSSVGLDAQLEEELVVYGYPYLQKLSDVLVKHDTRTLQNYLTWQLIIERVSSLSRRFKEARAHYRKVLYGTTVEEARWRDCVRYVQSSMENAVGALYVRETFAGESKRMVKDLISKIQEAYVETLEELTWMDAQSKEKAREKALSIKEQIGYPDHILEEGNQKLDQEYAHLNFSEENYFENILENLRAGAQKSLRKLREPVDPDLWIIGAAVVNAFYSPNRNQIVFPAGILQPPFFSKHQLQALNFGGIGMVIGHEITHGFDDNGRNFDKDGNMNNWWSNYSAEHFKEQSQCMVQQYGNFCWKLAGGQNVSGISTLGENIADNGGIRQAYKAYMKWAEREEEEPRLPGLELDHKQLFFLNFAQVWCGSYRPEYASQSIKTDSHSPLEYRVMGSLQNFDAFSEAFHCKQGSPMNPSVKCRVW, from the exons ATGTTTAGGGTCATTATTAAACGGCACGCCTCGAAAATAAATTTCAG CGTGCCAAGAATGGGTAAATCGGAAAGCCAAATGGATATAGTGGAGAAATCGAGTAAACCGGGCAAGCGGCGGTGGAGCGCGGCCGAGGTGGGACTGtccgtgctgctgctgctggtcaGCTGCGCGCTGGCCGGACTGGTGGTGCTCTATGTGTCCGCGGTCAGAG AACGATCGAACAGAGGAGGCCTTCCCAGGAACTCGGTAATTGACG GTGTGCTGTATCGTCCCAGCATTAACAATGTGTGTACTACTGCAGACTGTGTCACTTCAG CTGCTCGACTCCTTCAGAACATGAATCCCAAGGTGGAACCTTGCCAAAACTTCTACCAGTATGCCTGCGGGGGCTGGCTGGACAGACACGTGATCCCAGAGACCAGCTCCCGGCATAGCATCTTTGACATCCTGAGGGACGAGCTGGAGATCGTGCTGAAGG GGGTCCTGGAAACCCAGAGTGATCTGGACCGAGAGGCCTTCAAAAAAGCGAAGACCCTGTACAGTTCCTGCATGAATGAGA GCCTAATTGAGCAGCGTGATTCCCAGCCTCTGCTGAAGCTTATCGACTCCATTGGGGACTGGCCTGTGGCCTCAGAGGAGTGGAACAGCACAGGAG GTGAGCCGTGGAGTCTGGAAGACACCTTAGCCATCCTCAATGCTCGCTTCCACAAGAAGGTTCtggtggacctgtttgtgtggaCGGACGATCGTGATTCCAGCCGACACATCATCTAT ATCGATCAGCCTGGGCTAGGGATGCCGTCAAGGGATTATTACTTCAATGATGGAAACTACAAAAAG GTACGAGAGGCCTACTTCAAGTTTATGGTGTCCATGGCAAAGATTGCCAGGGAGGACAAGAACCTGACGCAGGATGATGAACATGTCTGGGAGGAGATGACACTGGTGATGGAGCTGGAGACTGACATTGCTAAT GCCACGTCCCCCTCTGAAGAGCGACAGGATGTCACGTTGCTCTACAACAAGATGACGCTTAGTGAGGTGCAGGAGACCTTCAACCTGAAT GGCTTCAACTGGACTCGGTTCGTGCGGGGTGTGCTTTCCAGTGTGGGCCTCGATGCGCAACTGGAGGAAGAGCTGGTGGTATATGGCTACCCCTACCTACAGAAGCTGAGTGATGTGCTTGTGAAACACGACACAAG AACTCTCCAGAACTACCTCACTTGGCAGCTCATTATCGAACGGGTTAGCAGCCTGAGTCGGCGTTTCAAGGAGGCGCGAGCTCACTACAGGAAG GTACTGTATGGCACGACGGTTGAGGAGGCACGCTGGCGAGACTGTGTGCGCTACGTGCAGAGCAGCATGGAGAACGCGGTGGGGGCCCTCTATGTCCGCGAGACCTTCGCTGGGGAGAGCAAACGCATG GTAAAGGACCTGATCAGCAAGATTCAGGAAGCCTATGTGGAGACACTTGAAGAGCTGACCTGGATGGATGCACAGTCTAAGGAGAAGGCCAGAGAGAAG GCTCTCTCTATCAAGGAACAGATAGGATATCCTGACCACATCCTGGAGGAAGGAAATCAGAAGTTGGACCAGGAGTATGCTCAT CTGAACTTCAGTGAGGAAAACTACTTTGAGAACATTCTGGAGAACCTGCGCGCTGGGGCACAGAAGAGTCTGAGGAAGCTGAGAGAACCAGTGGATCCTGACTT ATGGATCATTGGAGCTGCAGTCGTCAATGCTTTCTACTCTCCTAACAGAAACCAGATAG TTTTCCCTGCAGGGATCCTGCAGCCCCCGTTCTTCAGTAAACACCAGCTCCAGGCCCTCAACTTTGGTGGCATAGGGATGGTTATTGGACATGAGATCACCCACGGCTTTGATGATAACG GGCGGAACTTCGACAAAGATGGCAACATGAACAACTGGTGGAGTAACTATTCAGCAGAACATTTCAAGGAGCAATCACAGTGCATGGTTCAGCAGTATGGGAACTTCTGCTGGAAGCTTGCAGGGGGTCAGAAT GTCAGTGGCATCAGCACATTGGGGGAAAACATAGCAGACAATGGAGGCATCCGGCAAGCATACAAG GCATACATGAAGTGGgcggagagagaggaggaggagccacGACTTCCAGGCTTGGAGCTGGACCACAAGCAGCTCTTCTTCCTCAACTTTGCCCAG GTGTGGTGCGGCTCCTATCGCCCCGAATATGCCAGCCAATCTATCAAGACGGATTCACACAGCCCCCTAGAGTACAG AGTCATGGGTTCCCTGCAAAACTTTGATGCTTTTTCAGAGGCATTTCACTGCAAGCAAGGCAGCCCCATGAACCCTTCGGTGAAGTGCCGGGTGTGGTAG
- the mmel1 gene encoding membrane metallo-endopeptidase-like 1 isoform X2 — translation MGKSESQMDIVEKSSKPGKRRWSAAEVGLSVLLLLVSCALAGLVVLYVSAVRERSNRGGLPRNSVIDGVLYRPSINNVCTTADCVTSAARLLQNMNPKVEPCQNFYQYACGGWLDRHVIPETSSRHSIFDILRDELEIVLKGVLETQSDLDREAFKKAKTLYSSCMNESLIEQRDSQPLLKLIDSIGDWPVASEEWNSTGGEPWSLEDTLAILNARFHKKVLVDLFVWTDDRDSSRHIIYIDQPGLGMPSRDYYFNDGNYKKVREAYFKFMVSMAKIAREDKNLTQDDEHVWEEMTLVMELETDIANATSPSEERQDVTLLYNKMTLSEVQETFNLNGFNWTRFVRGVLSSVGLDAQLEEELVVYGYPYLQKLSDVLVKHDTRTLQNYLTWQLIIERVSSLSRRFKEARAHYRKVLYGTTVEEARWRDCVRYVQSSMENAVGALYVRETFAGESKRMVKDLISKIQEAYVETLEELTWMDAQSKEKAREKALSIKEQIGYPDHILEEGNQKLDQEYAHLNFSEENYFENILENLRAGAQKSLRKLREPVDPDLWIIGAAVVNAFYSPNRNQIVFPAGILQPPFFSKHQLQALNFGGIGMVIGHEITHGFDDNGRNFDKDGNMNNWWSNYSAEHFKEQSQCMVQQYGNFCWKLAGGQNVSGISTLGENIADNGGIRQAYKAYMKWAEREEEEPRLPGLELDHKQLFFLNFAQVWCGSYRPEYASQSIKTDSHSPLEYRVMGSLQNFDAFSEAFHCKQGSPMNPSVKCRVW, via the exons ATGGGTAAATCGGAAAGCCAAATGGATATAGTGGAGAAATCGAGTAAACCGGGCAAGCGGCGGTGGAGCGCGGCCGAGGTGGGACTGtccgtgctgctgctgctggtcaGCTGCGCGCTGGCCGGACTGGTGGTGCTCTATGTGTCCGCGGTCAGAG AACGATCGAACAGAGGAGGCCTTCCCAGGAACTCGGTAATTGACG GTGTGCTGTATCGTCCCAGCATTAACAATGTGTGTACTACTGCAGACTGTGTCACTTCAG CTGCTCGACTCCTTCAGAACATGAATCCCAAGGTGGAACCTTGCCAAAACTTCTACCAGTATGCCTGCGGGGGCTGGCTGGACAGACACGTGATCCCAGAGACCAGCTCCCGGCATAGCATCTTTGACATCCTGAGGGACGAGCTGGAGATCGTGCTGAAGG GGGTCCTGGAAACCCAGAGTGATCTGGACCGAGAGGCCTTCAAAAAAGCGAAGACCCTGTACAGTTCCTGCATGAATGAGA GCCTAATTGAGCAGCGTGATTCCCAGCCTCTGCTGAAGCTTATCGACTCCATTGGGGACTGGCCTGTGGCCTCAGAGGAGTGGAACAGCACAGGAG GTGAGCCGTGGAGTCTGGAAGACACCTTAGCCATCCTCAATGCTCGCTTCCACAAGAAGGTTCtggtggacctgtttgtgtggaCGGACGATCGTGATTCCAGCCGACACATCATCTAT ATCGATCAGCCTGGGCTAGGGATGCCGTCAAGGGATTATTACTTCAATGATGGAAACTACAAAAAG GTACGAGAGGCCTACTTCAAGTTTATGGTGTCCATGGCAAAGATTGCCAGGGAGGACAAGAACCTGACGCAGGATGATGAACATGTCTGGGAGGAGATGACACTGGTGATGGAGCTGGAGACTGACATTGCTAAT GCCACGTCCCCCTCTGAAGAGCGACAGGATGTCACGTTGCTCTACAACAAGATGACGCTTAGTGAGGTGCAGGAGACCTTCAACCTGAAT GGCTTCAACTGGACTCGGTTCGTGCGGGGTGTGCTTTCCAGTGTGGGCCTCGATGCGCAACTGGAGGAAGAGCTGGTGGTATATGGCTACCCCTACCTACAGAAGCTGAGTGATGTGCTTGTGAAACACGACACAAG AACTCTCCAGAACTACCTCACTTGGCAGCTCATTATCGAACGGGTTAGCAGCCTGAGTCGGCGTTTCAAGGAGGCGCGAGCTCACTACAGGAAG GTACTGTATGGCACGACGGTTGAGGAGGCACGCTGGCGAGACTGTGTGCGCTACGTGCAGAGCAGCATGGAGAACGCGGTGGGGGCCCTCTATGTCCGCGAGACCTTCGCTGGGGAGAGCAAACGCATG GTAAAGGACCTGATCAGCAAGATTCAGGAAGCCTATGTGGAGACACTTGAAGAGCTGACCTGGATGGATGCACAGTCTAAGGAGAAGGCCAGAGAGAAG GCTCTCTCTATCAAGGAACAGATAGGATATCCTGACCACATCCTGGAGGAAGGAAATCAGAAGTTGGACCAGGAGTATGCTCAT CTGAACTTCAGTGAGGAAAACTACTTTGAGAACATTCTGGAGAACCTGCGCGCTGGGGCACAGAAGAGTCTGAGGAAGCTGAGAGAACCAGTGGATCCTGACTT ATGGATCATTGGAGCTGCAGTCGTCAATGCTTTCTACTCTCCTAACAGAAACCAGATAG TTTTCCCTGCAGGGATCCTGCAGCCCCCGTTCTTCAGTAAACACCAGCTCCAGGCCCTCAACTTTGGTGGCATAGGGATGGTTATTGGACATGAGATCACCCACGGCTTTGATGATAACG GGCGGAACTTCGACAAAGATGGCAACATGAACAACTGGTGGAGTAACTATTCAGCAGAACATTTCAAGGAGCAATCACAGTGCATGGTTCAGCAGTATGGGAACTTCTGCTGGAAGCTTGCAGGGGGTCAGAAT GTCAGTGGCATCAGCACATTGGGGGAAAACATAGCAGACAATGGAGGCATCCGGCAAGCATACAAG GCATACATGAAGTGGgcggagagagaggaggaggagccacGACTTCCAGGCTTGGAGCTGGACCACAAGCAGCTCTTCTTCCTCAACTTTGCCCAG GTGTGGTGCGGCTCCTATCGCCCCGAATATGCCAGCCAATCTATCAAGACGGATTCACACAGCCCCCTAGAGTACAG AGTCATGGGTTCCCTGCAAAACTTTGATGCTTTTTCAGAGGCATTTCACTGCAAGCAAGGCAGCCCCATGAACCCTTCGGTGAAGTGCCGGGTGTGGTAG
- the mmel1 gene encoding membrane metallo-endopeptidase-like 1 isoform X3 translates to MNPKVEPCQNFYQYACGGWLDRHVIPETSSRHSIFDILRDELEIVLKGVLETQSDLDREAFKKAKTLYSSCMNESLIEQRDSQPLLKLIDSIGDWPVASEEWNSTGGEPWSLEDTLAILNARFHKKVLVDLFVWTDDRDSSRHIIYIDQPGLGMPSRDYYFNDGNYKKVREAYFKFMVSMAKIAREDKNLTQDDEHVWEEMTLVMELETDIANATSPSEERQDVTLLYNKMTLSEVQETFNLNGFNWTRFVRGVLSSVGLDAQLEEELVVYGYPYLQKLSDVLVKHDTRTLQNYLTWQLIIERVSSLSRRFKEARAHYRKVLYGTTVEEARWRDCVRYVQSSMENAVGALYVRETFAGESKRMVKDLISKIQEAYVETLEELTWMDAQSKEKAREKALSIKEQIGYPDHILEEGNQKLDQEYAHLNFSEENYFENILENLRAGAQKSLRKLREPVDPDLWIIGAAVVNAFYSPNRNQIVFPAGILQPPFFSKHQLQALNFGGIGMVIGHEITHGFDDNGRNFDKDGNMNNWWSNYSAEHFKEQSQCMVQQYGNFCWKLAGGQNVSGISTLGENIADNGGIRQAYKAYMKWAEREEEEPRLPGLELDHKQLFFLNFAQVWCGSYRPEYASQSIKTDSHSPLEYRVMGSLQNFDAFSEAFHCKQGSPMNPSVKCRVW, encoded by the exons ATGAATCCCAAGGTGGAACCTTGCCAAAACTTCTACCAGTATGCCTGCGGGGGCTGGCTGGACAGACACGTGATCCCAGAGACCAGCTCCCGGCATAGCATCTTTGACATCCTGAGGGACGAGCTGGAGATCGTGCTGAAGG GGGTCCTGGAAACCCAGAGTGATCTGGACCGAGAGGCCTTCAAAAAAGCGAAGACCCTGTACAGTTCCTGCATGAATGAGA GCCTAATTGAGCAGCGTGATTCCCAGCCTCTGCTGAAGCTTATCGACTCCATTGGGGACTGGCCTGTGGCCTCAGAGGAGTGGAACAGCACAGGAG GTGAGCCGTGGAGTCTGGAAGACACCTTAGCCATCCTCAATGCTCGCTTCCACAAGAAGGTTCtggtggacctgtttgtgtggaCGGACGATCGTGATTCCAGCCGACACATCATCTAT ATCGATCAGCCTGGGCTAGGGATGCCGTCAAGGGATTATTACTTCAATGATGGAAACTACAAAAAG GTACGAGAGGCCTACTTCAAGTTTATGGTGTCCATGGCAAAGATTGCCAGGGAGGACAAGAACCTGACGCAGGATGATGAACATGTCTGGGAGGAGATGACACTGGTGATGGAGCTGGAGACTGACATTGCTAAT GCCACGTCCCCCTCTGAAGAGCGACAGGATGTCACGTTGCTCTACAACAAGATGACGCTTAGTGAGGTGCAGGAGACCTTCAACCTGAAT GGCTTCAACTGGACTCGGTTCGTGCGGGGTGTGCTTTCCAGTGTGGGCCTCGATGCGCAACTGGAGGAAGAGCTGGTGGTATATGGCTACCCCTACCTACAGAAGCTGAGTGATGTGCTTGTGAAACACGACACAAG AACTCTCCAGAACTACCTCACTTGGCAGCTCATTATCGAACGGGTTAGCAGCCTGAGTCGGCGTTTCAAGGAGGCGCGAGCTCACTACAGGAAG GTACTGTATGGCACGACGGTTGAGGAGGCACGCTGGCGAGACTGTGTGCGCTACGTGCAGAGCAGCATGGAGAACGCGGTGGGGGCCCTCTATGTCCGCGAGACCTTCGCTGGGGAGAGCAAACGCATG GTAAAGGACCTGATCAGCAAGATTCAGGAAGCCTATGTGGAGACACTTGAAGAGCTGACCTGGATGGATGCACAGTCTAAGGAGAAGGCCAGAGAGAAG GCTCTCTCTATCAAGGAACAGATAGGATATCCTGACCACATCCTGGAGGAAGGAAATCAGAAGTTGGACCAGGAGTATGCTCAT CTGAACTTCAGTGAGGAAAACTACTTTGAGAACATTCTGGAGAACCTGCGCGCTGGGGCACAGAAGAGTCTGAGGAAGCTGAGAGAACCAGTGGATCCTGACTT ATGGATCATTGGAGCTGCAGTCGTCAATGCTTTCTACTCTCCTAACAGAAACCAGATAG TTTTCCCTGCAGGGATCCTGCAGCCCCCGTTCTTCAGTAAACACCAGCTCCAGGCCCTCAACTTTGGTGGCATAGGGATGGTTATTGGACATGAGATCACCCACGGCTTTGATGATAACG GGCGGAACTTCGACAAAGATGGCAACATGAACAACTGGTGGAGTAACTATTCAGCAGAACATTTCAAGGAGCAATCACAGTGCATGGTTCAGCAGTATGGGAACTTCTGCTGGAAGCTTGCAGGGGGTCAGAAT GTCAGTGGCATCAGCACATTGGGGGAAAACATAGCAGACAATGGAGGCATCCGGCAAGCATACAAG GCATACATGAAGTGGgcggagagagaggaggaggagccacGACTTCCAGGCTTGGAGCTGGACCACAAGCAGCTCTTCTTCCTCAACTTTGCCCAG GTGTGGTGCGGCTCCTATCGCCCCGAATATGCCAGCCAATCTATCAAGACGGATTCACACAGCCCCCTAGAGTACAG AGTCATGGGTTCCCTGCAAAACTTTGATGCTTTTTCAGAGGCATTTCACTGCAAGCAAGGCAGCCCCATGAACCCTTCGGTGAAGTGCCGGGTGTGGTAG